One window of Verrucomicrobiia bacterium genomic DNA carries:
- a CDS encoding NADH-quinone oxidoreductase subunit I: protein MIVNRKKLNFWERLYVPAVVGGFKVTARHFFKKKVTMQYPEEKWVVPPGYRGAPYLVKDQEGNTKCVSCQLCEFVCPPKAIRITPPGPDGQLADRPNAEKMPKEFEINMLRCIFCGYCQEVCPEEAIFLQQDYSLNAESREELIYNKEKLLELGGTHAGIQKWKHKAEETQEQEHFPVKP, encoded by the coding sequence ATGATTGTTAACCGCAAAAAACTGAATTTCTGGGAACGCCTTTACGTGCCCGCCGTCGTGGGCGGGTTCAAGGTCACCGCGCGCCACTTCTTCAAGAAGAAGGTGACGATGCAGTATCCGGAGGAGAAGTGGGTCGTGCCGCCCGGATATCGCGGAGCGCCTTACCTTGTCAAGGACCAGGAGGGAAACACCAAGTGCGTCTCCTGCCAGTTGTGCGAATTTGTCTGTCCGCCCAAGGCCATCCGCATCACGCCTCCCGGCCCTGACGGCCAGCTGGCGGATCGCCCGAATGCCGAGAAGATGCCGAAGGAATTCGAGATCAACATGCTTCGCTGCATCTTCTGTGGCTATTGCCAGGAAGTGTGCCCTGAGGAAGCGATCTTTCTGCAGCAGGATTATTCGTTGAACGCGGAGAGCCGCGAGGAATTGATTTACAACAAAGAGAAGCTGCTGGAACTCGGGGGCACACATGCGGGCATCCAGAAATGGAAGCACAAGGCGGAGGAAACGCAGGAGCAGGAACATTTCCCGGTGAAACCCTGA
- the nuoK gene encoding NADH-quinone oxidoreductase subunit NuoK, producing the protein MNVGLEHYLAVSGLLFALGLFGVVVRRNVLVMYMCLELMLNAANLALVAFSRFTNNLDGQVFVFFIITVAAAEVAVGLALIVALYRRRNTAHVEELATMKL; encoded by the coding sequence GTGAACGTGGGATTGGAACATTACCTGGCCGTCAGCGGACTATTGTTCGCACTGGGGCTGTTTGGCGTGGTGGTGCGGCGCAATGTGCTCGTGATGTACATGTGCCTCGAATTGATGTTGAACGCCGCGAATCTCGCCCTGGTTGCGTTCTCGCGCTTCACCAACAACCTTGATGGACAGGTGTTCGTGTTTTTCATCATCACGGTTGCCGCGGCTGAGGTCGCGGTGGGATTGGCGTTGATCGTCGCGCTCTACCGCCGCAGGAACACGGCGCACGTGGAAGAACTGGCAACAATGAAGCTTTGA
- the nuoL gene encoding NADH-quinone oxidoreductase subunit L — MKFEALPWLILFLPLLAAAAITLFTQKNRGVSAGLSIGAVVISFLLSALFVKLNGFNPPANELAVNWLSIGDALRIDFGFRLDPLSLGMILMVTGVAALIHIYSVGYMHDDPGFSRFFASLSLFTFSMLGIVLSNNFLQIFIFWELVGVSSYLLIGFWYEKASAADAAKKAFITNRLGDFGFLIGILIVWAALGSLNFRPIEQALADNPEALGALATIGGLLIFCGAVGKSAQFPLHVWLPDAMEGPTPVSALIHAATMVAAGVYMLCRVFFVLNGEALQVIAYVGGFTALLAALIALQQNDIKRILAYSTLSQLGYMVMAVGLGGPTPAMFHLTTHAFFKALLFLGSGSVILAMHHEQDIWQMGALRKKTPVTFWTFMVGTLALAGLWPLSGFFSKDSILALAYHERNYLLFGVAVFVAFLTTFYMFRLVFVVFFSSAKSKHAEHAHESPGVMTWPLRLLAVLSVIGGFIGIEALFAGQLAADASEHPHGWAQLVYPFQHAPVAAASGLVVFALGLLAAWALYGKGGKDPLPEKLGALSRAMRDRFYFDELYEATVVRMHDTLAAIAGWFDRWIIDGFGIGLIRGGTDFAGRALRLAQTGNLQTYALLLALGVAVLLVVVLAS; from the coding sequence ATGAAATTCGAAGCGTTACCCTGGTTGATCCTGTTCCTGCCGTTGCTGGCCGCAGCGGCGATCACTCTCTTCACGCAGAAAAATCGTGGCGTGAGCGCCGGGCTGTCCATCGGCGCGGTCGTGATCAGCTTCCTGCTCAGCGCCTTGTTCGTGAAGCTCAACGGCTTCAATCCGCCGGCCAATGAACTTGCCGTCAACTGGCTTTCAATCGGTGACGCGCTGAGAATCGACTTCGGATTCCGCCTGGACCCCTTGAGTCTGGGAATGATCCTGATGGTCACGGGCGTTGCCGCGTTGATCCACATTTATTCGGTGGGTTACATGCACGACGATCCCGGCTTTTCTCGGTTCTTCGCGAGCCTGAGCCTGTTCACGTTCTCGATGCTGGGAATCGTGCTTTCGAACAATTTTCTGCAGATCTTCATTTTCTGGGAATTGGTGGGCGTGTCGAGTTACCTGCTGATCGGGTTCTGGTACGAGAAGGCGAGTGCCGCCGATGCGGCCAAGAAGGCCTTCATCACGAATCGGCTCGGTGACTTTGGGTTCCTGATTGGCATCCTCATTGTCTGGGCGGCGCTCGGGTCGTTGAACTTTCGACCGATCGAGCAGGCGCTGGCGGACAATCCCGAGGCCCTCGGCGCCCTTGCCACTATTGGCGGGCTGCTGATCTTCTGCGGCGCCGTTGGCAAGTCTGCGCAGTTTCCGCTGCACGTGTGGTTGCCCGACGCGATGGAGGGCCCAACGCCCGTCTCAGCGCTGATCCATGCGGCGACAATGGTTGCTGCAGGCGTGTACATGTTGTGCCGCGTGTTTTTCGTGCTGAATGGCGAGGCGCTCCAGGTCATTGCATATGTGGGCGGTTTTACAGCATTGCTCGCGGCGCTGATTGCACTCCAGCAGAACGACATCAAACGAATTCTGGCGTACTCGACGCTTTCACAACTGGGTTACATGGTCATGGCAGTCGGGTTGGGCGGACCCACACCCGCGATGTTCCATCTGACAACGCACGCGTTCTTCAAGGCGCTCCTGTTTCTCGGCTCGGGTTCAGTGATCCTGGCAATGCATCACGAACAGGACATCTGGCAGATGGGCGCACTGCGAAAGAAAACGCCTGTGACGTTTTGGACATTCATGGTGGGCACGCTCGCCCTCGCCGGCCTGTGGCCGCTGAGCGGGTTTTTCAGCAAGGACTCCATTCTGGCGCTCGCGTATCACGAACGCAATTACCTGCTGTTCGGCGTGGCTGTCTTTGTGGCATTCCTTACCACGTTCTACATGTTCCGCCTCGTGTTCGTGGTGTTCTTCAGCTCTGCCAAGTCGAAGCATGCGGAACACGCGCATGAATCGCCGGGAGTAATGACCTGGCCGCTCCGTCTGCTGGCGGTTCTCAGCGTCATCGGCGGGTTCATTGGAATTGAGGCGCTGTTTGCAGGTCAGCTGGCAGCCGACGCAAGCGAGCATCCCCACGGTTGGGCACAGCTCGTTTATCCATTCCAGCATGCGCCCGTCGCGGCGGCGTCGGGTCTCGTTGTGTTTGCGCTGGGATTGCTCGCAGCATGGGCCCTGTATGGAAAGGGCGGCAAGGATCCGCTGCCCGAAAAGCTGGGCGCGCTTTCGCGGGCCATGCGGGATCGTTTTTATTTCGACGAACTATACGAAGCCACCGTCGTTCGCATGCACGATACCCTTGCAGCGATTGCCGGGTGGTTTGATCGCTGGATCATTGATGGCTTCGGCATTGGATTGATCCGGGGTGGAACGGATTTTGCCGGGCGGGCGCTGAGGCTTGCGCAAACCGGAAATCTCCAGACGTATGCGCTGCTGCTGGCGCTGGGCGTAGCCGTGCTGCTGGTGGTGGTCCTGGCGTCATGA
- a CDS encoding NADH-quinone oxidoreductase subunit M, with protein sequence MTTLSYIFLLPLLAAIVLAFVPRNFAVIMRLVAVVATGLSALLAVKMFWQFDAQQSGYQFVTTIPWLGAESLGLACRLGVDGINVGLVLMGAIVAFAAACCAWDIKIREKEFYILLLIMAGGILGAFASLDLFFFYFFHELALVPTFIMIGLWGRGERKNYATFQITLYLSVGALVALVGLIALYLQLPLEARTFDIPALTRYFVENPMARSAQSFIFPLLLFGFGVLVSLWPFHTWAPIGYAAAPTATAMLHAGVLKKFGLYGLIRIALPLMPDAAQSWMHVLAWLCLGNLVYCGWVAMRQKDFNWLVGYSSVAHMGFIFLGIASLNVVGVTGAVLVMVAHGFLAALTFGLTGYIHQQTGTLEIGQLGGLLRKLPFIGSALIMAAFAGCGLPGFANFAGEVTVFFGLWQEPSLRTIAVLACWGALIIGAIYMLRAVRNALHAEVPEQWANVTDAPHIWRKLPFIVLLFCLLLFGILPRLLTDKITPSVSRIVQMARPASIPQAAETDAGLASAASAGTGAGSNGTPAATENQ encoded by the coding sequence ATGACAACACTGAGTTACATTTTCCTCCTGCCCCTGCTGGCTGCGATCGTGCTGGCGTTTGTGCCGCGAAACTTCGCGGTGATCATGCGCCTTGTTGCCGTCGTTGCGACAGGCCTTTCAGCGCTGCTTGCCGTAAAGATGTTCTGGCAATTCGATGCGCAGCAGAGCGGATATCAGTTCGTCACCACCATCCCGTGGCTGGGCGCGGAGTCATTGGGGCTTGCATGCCGCCTGGGCGTGGATGGCATCAACGTTGGATTGGTGCTGATGGGTGCGATCGTGGCGTTTGCGGCCGCGTGCTGCGCGTGGGATATCAAAATCCGCGAGAAGGAGTTTTACATTCTCCTGCTGATCATGGCAGGCGGCATTCTCGGTGCATTCGCATCGCTCGACCTGTTCTTCTTCTATTTCTTCCACGAACTGGCGCTTGTTCCGACGTTCATCATGATCGGGTTGTGGGGTCGCGGTGAACGAAAGAATTATGCGACGTTCCAGATCACGCTTTATCTGAGCGTCGGCGCGCTGGTTGCGCTCGTCGGGTTGATCGCACTTTACCTGCAGCTCCCCCTGGAAGCGCGGACGTTCGATATTCCAGCGCTCACCCGCTATTTCGTTGAGAACCCAATGGCGCGCTCGGCGCAAAGCTTCATCTTCCCGCTGCTGTTATTTGGGTTCGGCGTTCTCGTTTCGCTCTGGCCGTTTCACACCTGGGCGCCAATCGGTTACGCCGCCGCCCCAACCGCAACCGCCATGCTGCATGCAGGCGTTCTCAAGAAGTTCGGGTTGTACGGCTTGATCCGCATTGCGCTGCCGCTGATGCCTGACGCGGCGCAAAGCTGGATGCACGTGCTCGCGTGGCTCTGCCTGGGCAATCTCGTTTACTGCGGGTGGGTGGCGATGCGGCAGAAGGATTTCAACTGGCTTGTTGGCTACAGCAGCGTGGCGCACATGGGCTTCATTTTCCTTGGGATCGCATCCCTCAATGTGGTGGGAGTCACGGGCGCGGTGCTGGTGATGGTGGCGCACGGGTTCCTCGCGGCGCTCACGTTCGGCTTGACTGGATATATCCACCAACAGACCGGCACGCTTGAGATTGGGCAGCTTGGCGGGTTGCTCCGAAAGCTGCCATTTATTGGAAGCGCATTGATCATGGCCGCGTTCGCGGGTTGCGGCTTGCCCGGCTTTGCCAACTTTGCGGGTGAGGTCACCGTGTTTTTCGGCCTCTGGCAGGAGCCATCGCTGCGGACGATTGCGGTCCTCGCTTGCTGGGGAGCGTTGATCATCGGCGCCATCTACATGCTGCGCGCGGTTCGAAATGCCCTTCATGCTGAAGTTCCCGAACAATGGGCGAACGTGACGGATGCGCCGCACATCTGGCGCAAGCTGCCGTTCATCGTCCTGTTATTCTGCTTGTTGCTGTTTGGAATTTTGCCACGGCTGCTTACGGACAAGATCACGCCCAGTGTTTCGCGAATCGTTCAAATGGCGCGGCCTGCATCCATTCCA
- a CDS encoding NADH-quinone oxidoreductase subunit J, which yields MQDTLQYVFSSNGLFWLFAALALLCGCLVILSRNPVTSAMFLVLTIASLAGLFVLLNAFFLAAIQILVYAGAVMVLFLFVIMLLDLRAEQRHRIKLFGVIGGAVSVGAVIAVLLRALYVTKPGANLAAPEVVGDTVALGKLLFTKYVLPFEIVSVLLLVAMVGVILLSKKDLK from the coding sequence ATGCAGGACACATTACAATACGTTTTTTCGAGCAACGGTCTTTTCTGGCTGTTCGCCGCCCTGGCGCTGCTCTGCGGCTGCCTCGTGATCCTGAGCCGCAATCCTGTGACGAGCGCGATGTTCCTGGTCCTGACGATCGCGTCTCTTGCCGGGCTGTTCGTGCTGCTCAACGCCTTCTTTCTCGCGGCCATTCAAATCCTTGTTTATGCAGGGGCCGTCATGGTTCTGTTCCTGTTCGTCATCATGCTCCTCGATCTTCGCGCTGAACAACGCCATCGGATCAAGCTGTTCGGAGTGATCGGCGGAGCCGTTTCTGTGGGTGCCGTCATTGCGGTTCTCCTGCGCGCGCTCTACGTCACAAAGCCGGGTGCGAACCTGGCGGCGCCAGAGGTCGTCGGCGATACCGTCGCGCTCGGCAAACTGCTTTTCACAAAGTATGTGCTGCCGTTCGAAATTGTGTCGGTGCTGCTGCTGGTCGCGATGGTGGGCGTCATTCTGTTGAGCAAAAAGGATCTCAAGTGA